One window of the Dendropsophus ebraccatus isolate aDenEbr1 chromosome 12, aDenEbr1.pat, whole genome shotgun sequence genome contains the following:
- the LOC138768550 gene encoding phospholipase A2 inhibitor NAI-like, producing MDSAVLLLPFILSTLVSTTLSLSCTECSGEKPCQGPSVTCPTDFDACVATLESTTKDGKEVQLYSQHCGKKDICSYSGSLTTDHGVKNVSSTCCFTNNCSPSKPTFPARKTDKNGVSCKACSAEKEKTCEPSTTIECIGDENSCVTMTIETKEPTSYSSFRGCGTQGWCKVKEREFMSEGKTTEIEIVCNGGNAALPLSLPLTLLAALSIIRVVY from the exons ATGGACAGCGCTGTGCTCCTGCTCCCCTTCATCCTCTCCACCCTGGTATCTACAA CTTTGTCGCTGTCGTGCACGGAATGTTCTGGTGAGAAACCATGCCAGGGACCCTCAGTCACCTGTCCTACAGATTTTGATGCTTGTGTTGCAACCTTAGAGAGTACAACTAAAG ATGGAAAGGAAGTACAGCTGTACAGCCAGCATTGTGGGAAGAAAGATATCTGCTCTTATAGCGGCAGTCTGACTACGGACCATGGGGTGAAGAACGTCAGTAGCACCTGCTGCTTCACCAATAACTGTTCTCCATCAAAGCCAACGT TCCCAGCAAGAAAAACTGACAAGAACGGGGTGTCCTGTAAGGCGTGCAGTGCCGAGAAGGAGAAAACGTGTGAACCGAGCACGACTATAGAATGTATCGGGGATGAGAACAGCTGTGTGACCATGACCATCGAGACTAAAG aaCCAACATCCTACAGTTCTTTCCGTGGTTGCGGCACACAGGGCTGGTGCAAAGTTAAGGAACGAGAATTCATGTCCGAGGGAAAGACGACCGAGATTGAAATTGTCTGCAACGGAGGGAACGCCGCCCTACCCCTGAGCCTGCCCCTCACCCTGCTGGCCGCACTGTCCATCATCAGAGTCGTCTATTAA